From Leptospira kirschneri serovar Cynopteri str. 3522 CT:
ATTCCGAAGGAAATTGGAGCAGAAAGTGCGGTCCGGCAACTCCCAAACCTTTTAACGCTGAATTTACGGGATTGATATGTAAAAACGATTAATTGGTTCTCTGTTATATAGTTCCGGGTAAAAATCAATCTTCCGAATAATATTTACTAGATGCTTCTTTCAAAAATTTTTTTTCTTTTCTGGAAAGAGAATTCATACCGGATTTGGAAATTTTATCTAGTAATTGATCCACTTCTTCCCTGACGTGAATTTTACGATTCATTTCTTCTTGCCATTTTTTCATCTTTCTTTTTTGAAGATAACGACTGAGAGATAATGAAGCAGGAATTTTAGATTTTAGTTTATTATAATAAAAGAAATAAACCGCTCCACCGATCGCTCCTCCCAAATGAGCCATGTGTGCGATGTTGCTACCCGAGCCGGAAAACGCAATGATGAGCATAAGAATTACAACCATATACTTCGCTTTGAGGGGAAAAAAGCCCATAAAAAGAAGTTCCTGGTTAGGCCAGATCAAAGCGAAGGCGATCAAAAGACCATAAATTCCACCAGAGGCGCCGATGATAGTACCTTGATGAAATCCAACGTTATGCAAAATCCAAGGAAAAAAACCTCCCATAAAACAAGAGAATAGATAAAACTTCAAAAAATTTCTACTACCCCAGTAACTTTCCAGTACCGAACCAAACATCCAAAGAGAAAACATGTTGAATAAGATATGAAAGAAATTTTGAACCGAATGTAGGAATGCGTATGTCAGAAATTGCCAAATAAAAAAACGGTGAGTGATCATATCGGAAGTCATTCCAAAATAAAGAGTTAAGTAATCTCCTACCGTCCAGGAAAGTAGAAGTTGAACCGCAAAGACGCTCCCGTTTAAAATCAATAAGGTGCGGACTACTGGAGTCAGCTCCGGA
This genomic window contains:
- a CDS encoding rhomboid family intramembrane serine protease — encoded protein: MTGIYNRIGPELTPVVRTLLILNGSVFAVQLLLSWTVGDYLTLYFGMTSDMITHRFFIWQFLTYAFLHSVQNFFHILFNMFSLWMFGSVLESYWGSRNFLKFYLFSCFMGGFFPWILHNVGFHQGTIIGASGGIYGLLIAFALIWPNQELLFMGFFPLKAKYMVVILMLIIAFSGSGSNIAHMAHLGGAIGGAVYFFYYNKLKSKIPASLSLSRYLQKRKMKKWQEEMNRKIHVREEVDQLLDKISKSGMNSLSRKEKKFLKEASSKYYSED